Proteins from one Mytilus galloprovincialis chromosome 11, xbMytGall1.hap1.1, whole genome shotgun sequence genomic window:
- the LOC143050944 gene encoding uncharacterized protein LOC143050944, which translates to MRLHGGKCGTCGDPYQGPRENEAGGKYARGIITRKYPSYKRKLPVKIVLTAYHKGYYEFKICPHNNPNSAVSQRCLDRHPLRIVEGSRRYRTRYYPRDSGVHHMTLLLPRDMKCTQCVLQWRYRTGNSWGTNSNGHGCIGCGNQEEFWNCADIQIGYNTRYKDISKTFLHSDDSSDDDSDKQGHGTFKQAGITILNHFFSPFDLYSNKHSITSQKDEITSPKNEISSLFLQSVNKGNINQKPRTSSISKLSSVSNFGRTDQKTDQLSKNRILNNVNIGRHQIQKSNILQKYVQDSDISDDSSDIENVVESNYIGLDNSYNLQKQNTRNPFPTTKTSEIQNWSRTPTLTVTREPVHPPLSPWYSLFGGNHGNVQVSFVPDQDLKLLHLFGK; encoded by the exons ATGCGTTTACACGGAGGAAAATGTGGCACGTGTGGAGATCCGTACCAAGGACCACGTGAGAATGAAGCAGGGGGAAAGTATGCACGAGGGATTATAACCCGGAAATACCCATCTTATAAACGGAAGCTTCCGGTTAAGATAGTTCTTACAGCTTATCACAAAGGTTATTACGAATTCAAAATATGTCCCcataacaatccaaattcagcTGTATCACAACGATGTCTTGATCGGCATCCCCTGAGAATTGTGGAAGGGAGCAGACGATACAGAACACGGTATTACCCACGTGACAGTGGAGTTCATCACATGACTTTACTACTACCACGTGATATGAAATGTACACAGTGTGTTCTGCAGTGGAGGTATCGAACAG GTAACAGTTGGGGAACTAATAGCAACGGCCATGGTTGTATAGGATGTGGTAACCAGGAGGAATTCTGGAATTGTGCCGACATACAAATTGGATACAACACCCGTTATAAAGATATTTCTAAGACATTCCTTCATTCTGATGACAGCAGTGACGACGATTCAGACAAACAAGGCCATGGCACGTTCAAACAAGCTGGTATAACTATACTTAATCACTTCTTCTCTCCCTTTGATTTGTATAGTAACAAACACTCGATTACATCACAAAAGGACGAGATTACATCACCAAAGAACGAGATCTCGTCATTATTTCTACAATCAGTAAATAAAGGAAATATTAACCAGAAGCCGCGGACATCAAGCATTTCAAAATTATCATCTGTTTCGAATTTTGGAAGAACTGACCAAAAAACTGACCAATTATCGAAGAACAGAATTTTGAACAATGTAAATATTGGAAGACatcaaattcaaaaatcaaatattCTACAAAAATATGTACAAGACAGTGACATTAGCGATGACAGTAGTGACATTGAAAATGTCGTAGAAAGTAATTACATCGGATTAGACAATTCGTACAatctacaaaaacaaaacacacgAAATCCATTTCCTACAACGAAGACCTCAGAAATCCAGAATTGGAGTCGTACACCGACACTAACTGTTACTAGGGAACCAGTACATCCTCCACTGTCTCCATGGTACTCTTTATTTGGAGGAAACCATGGTAACGTACAAGTATCATTTGTACCTGACCAAGATTTGAAACTTTTACATCTTTTCGGTAAATGA